CCACGCAGGGATTGTACGCGCGGAAGGCCATCGTCAGCGGCATCGAAAACACGCGGGAGCCTCTGCCCGGACGCGTTCTTGCCCAGCCGAGATACCGCGCCAAAGCCGAACCCTGCACTTGCGTGTACATCGGAGAAGGCCGTGTAGAATTGACCTTTGACCACCCGTTGCGAGCCCTTGCCATTGGACAGGTATGCGCCTTCTACGACGGAGGCCGCGTACTGGGCGGTGGTTTCTTTGAATCCGTAGAATCCTGAATCATGATCGGAGAATCGACGATTGCCTCACTGGCAAGCCCCGTTGGGCAGGGAGCCCTGTCCGTGATCCGCATGAGCGGAGGCGATAGCCTTGCCGTATTGCGCCGCTGTGCCCGCCTGCCGGAACAGGTGGAAGCCCGCCGCGTGATGCTGACGGATATTCGCGATGAACAGGGCGATTCTATCGATCAGGTGCTGGCCGTCTGGTTTCGTGGGCCTGCCAGTTACACCGGAGAAGACCTCGTTGAAATCTCCTGCCACGGCGGCATGCTGGTAACGCGCCGCGTGCTGGAACGCCTGTACTCCTGTGGAGCCATTCCCGCCGAACCGGGAGAATTCACCCGCCGTGCCTTCATGAACGGCAAGATGGATCTTACGCAGGCGGAAGCCGTCATGGATGTAATCTCCGCCGGGAGTGACCTGGCCCTCAAGGCGGCTCGCGAGCAGTTGGATGGAGCCATCGGGCTCGCTGCTACAGCGATGATGGACAAATTGATCCACGTGACCGCCCACGTCGAAGCCTACATCGACTTCCCGGACGAAGATATATCCCCCGATACCGTTGATTCCCTGACGGGCAGCCTGAAGGAAATCCGCGAAGGCATGGAACGCCTGCTCCGCACCGCCGATCAGGGGCGGCTTTTCCGTGAAGGAGTCCGCACTGCCATCGTCGGCGAACCGAATGTCGGCAAATCCAGCCTCTTGAATGCCCTGCTGGGCTACGAACGCGCCATCGTCAGCGATGTGCCGGGGACAACGCGCGACACCGTCGAAGAATCCATTCAGGTCGGCGGCCTTGCCCTGCGGCTCATCGACACCGCTGGCGTCCGCGAATCCACCGACGCCATCGAACGCGCCGGTATCGAGCGCACGGGACGCGCCGTGTCTGGGGCAGATTTGATTCTGGAAGTCGTCGATTCCTCCCGTCCTGCAAGCACAGCTGATATCGTGCAAGGCGGAGAAGGCATCCCCCGCATCCTCGTCCTCAACAAGTGCGACCTTCCGGAAGATCCGGCATGGTCCGGCGTGCCGGGCGTCCGTTTCTCCTGCACCTCCGGCATGGGCCGCGACGACTTGGAACAAGCCCTCTGGCAAGCCTTCGCCGACCGTTTCCCATCATCTGAAGGCGCAGGCCTGGCCTCCATCAATGCCCGCCACCAAAGCGCCCTGAAACGCAGTGCCGAAG
This is a stretch of genomic DNA from Akkermansia sp. N21116. It encodes these proteins:
- the mnmE gene encoding tRNA uridine-5-carboxymethylaminomethyl(34) synthesis GTPase MnmE yields the protein MIGESTIASLASPVGQGALSVIRMSGGDSLAVLRRCARLPEQVEARRVMLTDIRDEQGDSIDQVLAVWFRGPASYTGEDLVEISCHGGMLVTRRVLERLYSCGAIPAEPGEFTRRAFMNGKMDLTQAEAVMDVISAGSDLALKAAREQLDGAIGLAATAMMDKLIHVTAHVEAYIDFPDEDISPDTVDSLTGSLKEIREGMERLLRTADQGRLFREGVRTAIVGEPNVGKSSLLNALLGYERAIVSDVPGTTRDTVEESIQVGGLALRLIDTAGVRESTDAIERAGIERTGRAVSGADLILEVVDSSRPASTADIVQGGEGIPRILVLNKCDLPEDPAWSGVPGVRFSCTSGMGRDDLEQALWQAFADRFPSSEGAGLASINARHQSALKRSAEALARAESSLLAGDSPEFTAVELRDALDSLGELTGRVDTEDILGAIFSSFCIGK